The DNA window CCCCACGGGTCGCCGGTCGACGCCGGCGACATCGTGACCGCGCAGATCGAACGGTTCGCGAGCGGCTTCCGTGGGACGGTACTCGACCGCCGGGTGCGAACGGCTCGCGATCTCGCCCGGTACAACGAGAACTACGTGGGGGGCGACATCATGTCGGGCCGGCTGACCCTCCTCCAGACCGTACGGCGCCCGCGCCCCGGCCTGCACCCGTACGCGACCCCGATGCCCTGGCTCTACCACTGTTCGGCCGCCAGCCCCCCTGGGCCGGGAATCCACGGCATGGCCGGATACCACGTGGCCCGGCGGGTGCTGCGCGAGCGGTTCGGATTCGAGGCGGATCCCCTCACGCTCCTGCGCCGCGAGGCCACGAAAATTGACGCCGCGAATGGGGAGAATGGCCGCAGATGATCACTCACGCGTATTACCGCGAGAAATTGGCAAGCGTCTACGACCGGATGTACCCCTTCATCGAGGTGGACACCGGCCACACCGTCGACCTGCTGAGCAGGCTCGTTCCTCCGCCCGCGCGGGTCCTCGAACTGGGCGTCGGGACGGGCCGGCTGGCGCTCCCGCTCGCCGACGCGGGATACCGGGTGCGCGGCATCGACGGGTCGGCGGCGATGCTGGCCCGCCTCAAAGAGAAGGATCCGGAGGGCCGGGTCGAGGTCGAGTTGGCCGACTTCACCTCCTCGCACACCGGCGGGACGTACGACCTGATCTTCACGGTGCTCAACACGTTCTTCTCCGCCGTGACCCGGGAACAGCAACTGGGCTGCCTACGCCTGGTACGAGAGCAGCTGGAGCCAGAGGGACGCTTCCTGATGGAGGTGTTCGAGCCGACCCTGTTCCACGGCCTGGACCAACCGTCGTTCTCCGTCCGGCATCTCGGGGACAAGGGCGTGATGCTCGACATGCTGAGCGTGGACCGGTCGCGGCAACTCATGGTGGGCACCCACACCGTCATCGACGGAGGCGTACCCGAGACGACGCAGCACGTCGTGCGCTACGCGTTCCCCAGCGAGCTGGACCTGCTCGCGGAGCTGAGCGGCCTGCGCCTCGTGGACCGGTGGGGCGACTTCACCGGTCAGCCGTTCACGAGCGCCAGTCATCGGCATGTCTCCGTCTACGCGAGGGCGGACCACGAGCCGCGCTAGCGTTGGTCGGGTGACTGAGCCGAACCAGGTCCTCCCGGCCCCGCCCGCCGACCTGCCCGCCACCCTCGGGGCGCTGCGGGCGGCCGGGCACCGCCACCGCACGGTCAAGCAGGAACTCCGCGACAACCTCCTCGCCCGGATGCGCACGGGCGAGGAGCGCTTTCCGGGCATCGTCGGGTACGACGACACGGTGCTGCCCGAGGTCGAGCGGGCGCTGCTCGCCGGCCACGACATGGTGCTGCTCGGCGAGCGCGGCCAGGGCAAGACCCGGCTGATCCGCTCCCTGGTCGCCCTGCTCGACGAGTGGACCCCGGTCATTCCCGGCTCGGTGCTCAACGAGCATCCCATGCGCCCGCTCACCCCGGCCGCCCGGGCGCTGGTCGCCGAGCGCGGCGACGACCTGCCGATCGGCTGGCTGCACCGCTCGGTGCGGTACGGCGAGAAGCTGGCCACCCCCGACACCAGCGTCGGCGACCTAATCGGTGACGTGGACCCGGTCCGGGTGGCCCAGGGGCGCACCCTCGGCGACCCGGAGACGATCCACTTCGGGTTGGTGCCGCGCACCAACCGGGGGATCTTCGCCGTCAACGAGCTGCCGGACCTGGCCGAGCGGATCCAGGTGGCGCTGCTCAACGTGCTGGAGGAGCGGGACATCCAGGTCCGCGGCTACCAGCTGCGGCTGCCGCTCGACCTGTTCCTGGTGGCCAGCGCCAACCCGGAGGACTACACCAACCGGGGCCGGATCATCACCCCGCTGAAGGACCGCTTCGGCGCGGAGATCCGTACCCACTACCCGCTCGACGTGGACCTGGAGCTGGCGCTGATCCGGCAGGAGGCCGACCTGGTGGCCGAGGTACCGGAGCACGTGCTGGAGGTCCTCGCCCGGTTCGCCCGGGCGGTGCGCGAGTCGCCGTCGGTGGACCCGCGCTCCGGCGTCTCGGCCCGGTTCGCCATCGCCGCCGCGGAGACCGTCGCCGCCGCCGCGCTGCGCCGCTCCGGCCTGCTCGCCGCCGGTCCGGCCGCCGAGGGGGTACGCCCCGAGGCCCCGGTCGCCCGCGTGGGCGACGCCGTGTCGGTGACCTCCACGCTGCGCGGCAAGGTGGAGTTCGAGAGCGGTGAGGAGGGGCGGGAGACGGAGATCCTGGCCCACCTGCTGCGGACCGCCACGGCCGAGGCGTTCCGGGCCCGGCTCGCGGGGCTGGACCTGTCCGGCTTCACCGCCCTCGTGGCGGACGGCAGGGTGGTCGAGACCGGCGAGCTGGTCTCCTCGGCCGAGTTGCTGCGCCAGGTCGGCACGGTGCCCGGGTTGGCCAAGGTGCTCGACCGGCTCGACCTGGGCGACGCCCCGACGCCGGAGGAGGCGGCGGCCGGCGTCGAGTTCGTCCTGGAGGGGCTGCACCTGACCCGCCGGCTGGGCAAGGACGTCACCGAGTCCGGGCGCACCGTCTACGGCCAGGGCTGAGCGTGGCGGGCAACCGGTTCCGGTACGGGCAGTGGCGCGGCGGCCCCGACCCGCTCGCCCCGCCGTACGACGTGCGGGCCGCGGTGGACGCCGTCGGCGCGGAGGTGCTGTCCGGCGGCAGCCTGCGCGAGGCGCTGCGCGACCTGCTGCGCCGCGGCCCGCAGGGCCGGGGCGGCCTGGACGACCTGGCGGCCCGGGCGCGGCGCCTGCGCCGGGAGGCGATGCGCCGGGGCGACCTGGACGGGGCGGTGACCCGGGCCCGGGCCCTGCTCGACCAGGCGCTCGCCGCCGAGCGCGACGAGCTGCGCGGCCGGAACGGCGACGACGCCCGCTTCGCCGAGGCGGTGCTGGACAGCCTGCCCCGGTCGACCGCCCGGGCGGTGCAGGAGCTCGCCGAGTACCGGTGGGCGAGCGACGAGGCGCGGCAGACGTACCAGCGGATCCTCGACGGGCTGCGCGGCGAGGTGCTGGAGCAGCGGTTCGCCGGGCTGCGGGACGCGGCGCGGGCCGCCGCCGACCCGGCCGCGCAGCAGCGGCTCGCCGAGATGATGCGCGACCTCAACGACCTGCTGGCCCGGCACGCCCGCGCGGAGGACACGACCGACGCGTTCGCCGAGTTCATGCGCCGGCACGGGGAGTTCTTCCCGGAACGCCCGGAGACGGTCGACGAGCTGGTGGACGTGCTGGCCCGCCGGGCCGCCGCGGCCGAGCGGCTGATGCGGTCGCTGCCGGACCGGCAGCGCGAGGAGCTGGCCGGGCTGATGCGCCAGTCCCTCGGCGACCGGCTGGCCGGGGAGCTGGCCGCGCTGGGCGAGAACCTGCGGGCGCTGCGCCCCGATCTGAACTGGCACCGGGGCGAGCGGATCCGTGGCGAGCAGCCGCTCGGCTACGGTGCGGCGACGGGCGCGCTCGACGAGATCGCCGAGCTGGACGAGCTGCTGGACTCCCTCGACCAGGACCATCCGGGGGCCAGCCTCGACGACGTGGACGTCGAGGCGGTGGCCCGGACGCTGGGCCGGGACGCCGCCGACGACGTACGCCGGCTGCGGGAGCTGGAGCGGGAGCTGCGCCGGCAGGGGTGGGTGACCCGGGACGCCGACGGGCTGACGCTGAGCCCGAAGGCGCTGCGCCGGCTGGCGGGCACCGCCCTGCGCCGGGTCTTCGCGGACCTGACCGCCGGGCCGCGCGGGCAGCACGACCTGCGCTCGGCGGGCGCGGCCGGCGAGGTCAGCGGGGCGTCGCGGCCCTGGGAGTACGGCGACGAGCAGCCGCTCGACGTGGTGCGTACCCTCACCCGGGCGGTGCGCCGGGGCGGTCCGGGCGTGCCGGTGCAGTTGGCGGTCGAGGACTTCGAGGTGGTGGAGACCGAGCGCCGGGCGTCGGCGGCGGTGGTGCTCTGCGTCGACCTGTCGTACTCGATGATCTCGCAGGGGCGCTGGGGGCCGATGAAGCAGACGGCGCTGGCCCTGTCGCACCTGGTGGCGACCCGGTTCCCGCAGGACGCCCTGCAGATCGTCGGGTTCGGCCGGGAGGCGGCGCCGCTGAGCCAGCAGGAGCTGGCCGCGGTGGAGCCGGACCTGCGGCAGGGCACCAACCTCCAGCACGCGCTGCGGCTGGCCGGCCGGCACCTGCGCCGGCACCCGGGCGCGGAGCCGGTGGTCCTCGTCGTCACCGACGGGGAGCCGACCGCCCACCTCGACCCGGACGACGGGGAGGCGCTGTTCCACTGGCCGCCCCTGCGCGAGACGATCGAGGCCACGATCCGCGAGGTGGACCGGCTGACCCGCGCCGGCGCCACGCTCAACCTGTTCATGCTCGGCGACGATCCGGGCCTGCGCCGCTTCGTCGACGCGGTCGCCCGGCGCAGTCGGGGCCGCATGTTCACCCCCGACCTCGACGACCTCGGCGAGTACGTCGTCTCCGACTACCTCCGCGCCCGCCACGGCCGCCGCTGACCCGACCTGATCCGCAGCGGACGCCGGCCTGTCGGTGGGACGCGCCGGCCTGTAGGTGGGACGCGCTGGTCTGTCGGTGGGCGCGCTGGTCTGTCGGTGGGCGCGGGCTGATCGCTTGGCTGGTCGCGGCGGGCTGCGAGGGATGGCCGCGGCCGACAGGTGGCCGTGCCCTCGGGACAGGACTGTTCTCGCGCCCCTGTGGAGCTGCCCCGCCTGTGCTACCGCGCTCGCCCACGGCATCGGGCCCGCGCTGCCGGGGCCGCGTGCTGCCGGTGTCTGCGCCGCGCGCTGCCGGGGCCCACGCTGCCGGGGCCACGCTGCCGGGGCCCACGCCGCCGGGCCCACGCCGCCGGGGCCCACGCCGCCGGGGCCCACGCCGCCGGGGCCCACGCTGCCGGGGCCCGCGCTGCCGGTGTCTGCGCCGCCGGGGCCCACGCGGCCGGGGCCCGCACCGCCGATCGCCGGTAGCGCCGATGGGGCAGCTCCACAGTGCCGGCACGGCACCGTCGTGCTGGCGCCTGAACGCGCCGCCATCCGAGTGTGCCGACGTCGTCGGCGAACCCGTCCGGGTGAACCAGGGCCGCCGCTCCGCCGGCCCGCCCCGGGCGGCGGGGTTGACTGGGAGCCGTGGACAGCACCGGGTTGCGGCGGGCGTACGACGAGGTGCTCGCCGAGGTGACGGCCGGCGGGTTCGAGCCGCCAGCCGACGGTGGGCTGAGCGCGGAGCAGATCGTGGCGCACCTGGCGGCCAACGACGAGCTGATGAGCGAGGCCACCGAGGCGGTGCTGGCCGGGTCCCCGTTCGCCTACTACGACCTGGAGACCATCCACCGTACGCAGCTCGACGCGTTGGTCACCGAGTACGGCGGGCTCGACGGGCTGGCCGCCCTGCTGCGCGCCACCAGCCAGCGGCTCTGCGCCCTCGTCGACCGGCTGGGGCCGGCCGCGGACACCCCGGTCGACACCCACCTGCACGAGGACGTCGACCTGCGGGCGGGCGAGCCGCTGCCCTGGCGGCGCACCCTCGACCTGCACACCCGCGTCCATCTTCCCAAGCACCTGGCCCAGCTCCGCGCCCTCCGCCCCGAGTTGCACCCGCACCGCCGGTGACCCCGCGAGGTCACGCGCGGGGGCGGAACGTGCGTCGGTAGGTGGAGGGAGACACGCCGACGCGCTCGTGCAGGCGCTGGCGGAGGGCGGCGGCCGTGCCGAAGCCGGATCGCCGGGCCACCTGCTCGACGGAGAGGTCGGTGGTCTCCAGCAGCAGCCGGGCGTGCTCGGTGCGCTGCTGGAGCAGCCACTGGGCCGGGCTGAGCCCGGTCTCGGAGCGGAAGTGCCGGGTGAAGGTGCGTACGCTCATCCGCGCGTGCGCGGCCAGGTCGCGCAGGGCGACCGGTTCGTGGAGGCGCTGCCGGGCCCACTCCCGGGTGGCGGCGGTGCCCGTCCGCGTGGCCTGTGGGACGGGGCGCTCGATGTACTGTGCCTGGCCGCCCTCCCGCCACGGCGGCACCACGCAGCGCCGGGCCGCCCGGTTGGCCACCTCGCTGCCGTGGTCGGTGCGGACGACGTGCAGGCACAGGTCCATTCCGGCGGCGACACCGGCCGAGGTGAGCACGTCGCCGCCGTCGATGAACAGCACGTCCGGGTCCAGGTCCACCCGCGGGTGCAGCCGGCGGAACCGGTCGGCGTACGCCCAGTGGGTGGTGGCCCGCCGCCCGTCGAGCAGGCCGGCGGCGGCGAGCACGAACGCGCCCGTGCAGATCGACATGATCCGCGCGCCCCGGGCGTGCGCCGCGCGCAGCGCCGCGACCACGTCCGGGTCGACGGTGCCGTCGACCACGGGGGCGCTGCCGTGGACGCCGGGCACCACCACCGTGGCGGCCGCCTCGACCAGGTCGAGCCCGTGGTCGGGCAGCACCCGGAAGCCGGCGCTGCTGCGTACGGGGTGGCCGCCCGGGGTGCAGGTGTCCACCGCGTACAGGCGGGCGTCGTCGGCGTCGCGGGCGGACCCGAAGACCTGGGACGGGGTGCCGAGGTCGAGGCCCACCACCCCGTCGACGGCGAGCACGGCGATCCGGTGCGGCGACCTGGTCATGGCCCGATTATTGCGGACGATGGCATTCCGGCCACTCGTCGGGCGCCGCCGGGCGACCGAGACTCGGGACGTGATCCGTAACCGCCGCCTCCACCCGGCCTGGACCGTGGCCGCCGTCGCCTTCGTCGCCCTGGTCGGGGCCGCCGGCTTCCGCGCCACCCCCTCGGTGCTGCTGCACCCGCTGCACGCGGAGTTCCGCTGGCCGCTGGCGACCATCTCCGCCGCCGTCTCGGTCAACCTGCTGCTGTACGGGCTGACCGCCCCGTTCGCCGCCGCGCTGATGGACCGGTTCGGCATCCGGCGGGTGGTCGCCGGCGCGCTGGCGCTGGTGGCGCTGGGCAGCGGGCTGACCGTCTTCATGACGGCGAGCTGGCAGCTCGTCCTCTGCTGGGGCGTGCTGGTGGGGCTGGGCACCGGTTCGATGGCGCTGGCGTTCGTGGCGACGGTGACCGGGCGCTGGTTCGTCCGGCGTCGGGGCCTGGTGACCGGGGTGCTGACCGCCGGGGGCGCCACCGGCCAGCTCGTCTTCCTGCCGCTGGTGGCCGTGCTGGTGCGCGACCACGGCTGGCGCGCGGCGGCGCTGGTCGTCGCCGGGGCCGCGCTGGCGGTCGTACCGCTGGCGTGGTGGCTGCTGCGGGAGCACCCGGCGGACCTCGGGCTGCCCGCGTACGGCGCGGCGGAGGTGGTGGCGCCCGAGCCGCCGGCCGGCGGGGCCGCGGCCCGCGCGGTCGGCGCGCTGGCCGCCGCCGCGCGGACCCGGCCGTTCTGGCTGCTCG is part of the Micromonospora olivasterospora genome and encodes:
- a CDS encoding vWA domain-containing protein; protein product: MAGNRFRYGQWRGGPDPLAPPYDVRAAVDAVGAEVLSGGSLREALRDLLRRGPQGRGGLDDLAARARRLRREAMRRGDLDGAVTRARALLDQALAAERDELRGRNGDDARFAEAVLDSLPRSTARAVQELAEYRWASDEARQTYQRILDGLRGEVLEQRFAGLRDAARAAADPAAQQRLAEMMRDLNDLLARHARAEDTTDAFAEFMRRHGEFFPERPETVDELVDVLARRAAAAERLMRSLPDRQREELAGLMRQSLGDRLAGELAALGENLRALRPDLNWHRGERIRGEQPLGYGAATGALDEIAELDELLDSLDQDHPGASLDDVDVEAVARTLGRDAADDVRRLRELERELRRQGWVTRDADGLTLSPKALRRLAGTALRRVFADLTAGPRGQHDLRSAGAAGEVSGASRPWEYGDEQPLDVVRTLTRAVRRGGPGVPVQLAVEDFEVVETERRASAAVVLCVDLSYSMISQGRWGPMKQTALALSHLVATRFPQDALQIVGFGREAAPLSQQELAAVEPDLRQGTNLQHALRLAGRHLRRHPGAEPVVLVVTDGEPTAHLDPDDGEALFHWPPLRETIEATIREVDRLTRAGATLNLFMLGDDPGLRRFVDAVARRSRGRMFTPDLDDLGEYVVSDYLRARHGRR
- a CDS encoding MFS transporter; this translates as MRNRRLHPAWTVAAVAFVALVGAAGFRATPSVLLHPLHAEFRWPLATISAAVSVNLLLYGLTAPFAAALMDRFGIRRVVAGALALVALGSGLTVFMTASWQLVLCWGVLVGLGTGSMALAFVATVTGRWFVRRRGLVTGVLTAGGATGQLVFLPLVAVLVRDHGWRAAALVVAGAALAVVPLAWWLLREHPADLGLPAYGAAEVVAPEPPAGGAAARAVGALAAAARTRPFWLLAGGFAICGATTNGLVGTHFVPAAHDHGMPETTAAGLLALVGLFDIAGTVASGWLTDRVDSRLLLGAYYALRGASLLVLPGLFAETTQPSMLVFVVFYGLDWVATVPPTVALCREYFGASGAVVFGWVFAAHQVGAAIAATGAGLVRDSLGDYALAWYAAGALSIAAAGLSLLLRRRRDYPTTETSFQNATRSRTISASGFGSG
- a CDS encoding GlxA family transcriptional regulator, with amino-acid sequence MTRSPHRIAVLAVDGVVGLDLGTPSQVFGSARDADDARLYAVDTCTPGGHPVRSSAGFRVLPDHGLDLVEAAATVVVPGVHGSAPVVDGTVDPDVVAALRAAHARGARIMSICTGAFVLAAAGLLDGRRATTHWAYADRFRRLHPRVDLDPDVLFIDGGDVLTSAGVAAGMDLCLHVVRTDHGSEVANRAARRCVVPPWREGGQAQYIERPVPQATRTGTAATREWARQRLHEPVALRDLAAHARMSVRTFTRHFRSETGLSPAQWLLQQRTEHARLLLETTDLSVEQVARRSGFGTAAALRQRLHERVGVSPSTYRRTFRPRA
- a CDS encoding magnesium chelatase translates to MSPSTRGRTTSRASVGRVTEPNQVLPAPPADLPATLGALRAAGHRHRTVKQELRDNLLARMRTGEERFPGIVGYDDTVLPEVERALLAGHDMVLLGERGQGKTRLIRSLVALLDEWTPVIPGSVLNEHPMRPLTPAARALVAERGDDLPIGWLHRSVRYGEKLATPDTSVGDLIGDVDPVRVAQGRTLGDPETIHFGLVPRTNRGIFAVNELPDLAERIQVALLNVLEERDIQVRGYQLRLPLDLFLVASANPEDYTNRGRIITPLKDRFGAEIRTHYPLDVDLELALIRQEADLVAEVPEHVLEVLARFARAVRESPSVDPRSGVSARFAIAAAETVAAAALRRSGLLAAGPAAEGVRPEAPVARVGDAVSVTSTLRGKVEFESGEEGRETEILAHLLRTATAEAFRARLAGLDLSGFTALVADGRVVETGELVSSAELLRQVGTVPGLAKVLDRLDLGDAPTPEEAAAGVEFVLEGLHLTRRLGKDVTESGRTVYGQG
- a CDS encoding class I SAM-dependent methyltransferase, giving the protein MITHAYYREKLASVYDRMYPFIEVDTGHTVDLLSRLVPPPARVLELGVGTGRLALPLADAGYRVRGIDGSAAMLARLKEKDPEGRVEVELADFTSSHTGGTYDLIFTVLNTFFSAVTREQQLGCLRLVREQLEPEGRFLMEVFEPTLFHGLDQPSFSVRHLGDKGVMLDMLSVDRSRQLMVGTHTVIDGGVPETTQHVVRYAFPSELDLLAELSGLRLVDRWGDFTGQPFTSASHRHVSVYARADHEPR